One segment of Onychomys torridus chromosome 3, mOncTor1.1, whole genome shotgun sequence DNA contains the following:
- the Mlf2 gene encoding myeloid leukemia factor 2, translating into MFRFMRDVEPEDPMFLMDPFAIHRQHMSRMLSGGFGYSPFLSITDGNMPATRPASRRMQAGAVSPFGMLGMSGGFMDMFGMMNDMIGNMEHMAAGGNCQTFSSSTVISYSNTGDGAPKVYQETSEMRSAPGGIRETRRTVRDSDSGLEQMSIGHHIRDRAHILQRSRNHRTGDQEERQDYINLDESEAAAFDDEWRRETSRFRQQRPLEFRRHEASVGGGRRAEGPPRLAIQGPEDSSSRQSRRYDW; encoded by the exons ATGTTCCGTTTCATGAGGGACGTGGAGCCTGAAGATCCCATGTTCCTGAT GGACCCCTTCGCAATTCACCGTCAGCATATGAGCCGCATGTTGTCAGGTGGCTTTGGATATAGCCCCTTCCTTAGCATCACAGATGGTAACATGCCAGCAACCAGGCCTGCAAGCCGCAGGATGCAG GCTGGGGCTGTCTCTCCCTTCGGGATGTTGGGAATG TCTGGTGGCTTCATGGACATGTTTGGAATGATGAATGACATGATTGGGAACATG GAACACATGGCCGCCGGAGGTAACTGCCagaccttctcctcctccaccgtCATCTCCTACTCCAACACTGGGGACGGTGCCCCAAAAGTTTACCAGGAGACATCTGAGATGCGCTCTGCCCCAGGCGGG ATCCGGGAGACACGGAGGACCGTCCGGGACTCTGACAGTGGTCTAGAGCAGATGTCCATTGGGCATCACATTCGGGACAGGGCTCACATCCTCCAGCGCTCCCGAAATCACCGCACAGGGGACCAGGAAGAACGGCAGGACTACATCAACCTGGATGAAA GTGAGGCGGCAGCATTCGATGATGAGTGGCGAAGGGAGACTTCCCGATTCAGGCAGCAGCGTCCTCTGGAATTTCGACGGCATGAGGCATCTGTGGGTGGGGGACGAAGGGCCGAGGGGCCTCCCCGCCTGGCTATCCAGGGGCCTGAGGACTCCTCCTCCCGACAGTCCCGTCGCTATGACTGGTGA